The nucleotide window CGCCGACACCGACGACGACGAAGACGACGACGGTGACGGTGCCGAAGGACTCGGCGCAATGTTCGGATAATCAACGGAGGACCTACCAATGGAATACGTATACGCTGCACTCATCCTGAACGAAACGGACGAAGAGATCAACGAAGACAACCTGACGGACGTGCTCGACGCTGCCGGCGTCGACGTCGAAGAGTCCCGAGTCAAGGCGCTCGTCGCCGCACTCGAGGACGTCGACATCGACGAGGCAGTCTCGGAAGCCGCTGCCGTCCCAGCCGCAGGTGCCGCCGCAGGCGGTGCAGCTGCAGCTGACGAAGACGAGGACGCCGAAGAAACCAGCGACGTCCCAGACACGACGGACGAAGACGAGGACGACGACGAAGACGAGGACGCCGGTGGCGAGGGCCTCGGCGAACTCTTCGGCTAAGTCGCGACGCGACGACACCGCGAAATCCCGATTTTTATTCGACGCAACAGCCGGCCAGCGATAGCTGTGTGTGCTGACGATGGTCGAAAGCGATCGACACACTGACACTTCAACAGCGACTCGAGTCGATCGACGGCCGGCCCTCGAGTGAGCCGCCGCCGAATCGACCGCAGGTTTAAGACCGAACGGGCGGCCAGACGAGCCAATGGCCACCGCTCCAATCGAGTTCGTCACCGAGCCCTCGCTGACCCTGCAGTTGCTCGGCTGGATCGTGGCTGGCGCGGTGCTCGGAAGCTGTAGCGGACTCGTTCCCGGCCTCCACGCGAACAACTTTGCGCTGTTGCTCGCCGGCGTCGCGCCGTCGGTTCCCGGGCCGCCGCTGTTCGTCGGTTGTGCGATGCTCGCGGCCGGCGTCGTCCACACCTTTCTCAACGCCGTCCCTGCGATGGCACTCGGTGTTCCCGACGCCGAGATGGCTGTCACCGCGCTGCCGGCCCACCGGCTGGTGCTCGAGGGACGTGGCTACGAAGCGATTCGCCTCTCCGCACTCGGGAGCGTGCTGGCCGTCCTCGCAGCAGTCCCGCTGGCCATCCCGGTCACGTGGGGCGTGACGGCTGCGT belongs to Natronorubrum aibiense and includes:
- the rpl12p gene encoding 50S ribosomal protein P1; its protein translation is MEYVYAALILNETDEEINEDNLTDVLDAAGVDVEESRVKALVAALEDVDIDEAVSEAAAVPAAGAAAGGAAAADEDEDAEETSDVPDTTDEDEDDDEDEDAGGEGLGELFG